The DNA region GGAAGCGGATGTTCGCGCCTTGGCGGCGGGAACGACGACCGATAAAATTTTCGAGATGGTTGGGCGAGTTCGCAAGACCTGCCAGGTACCGATGGCTTTCATGACGTATATCAACCCTGTTTTTACGTACGGAGCGGAACGGTTTTTGAAAAATTGCCAAGCTGTCGGCATTGATGCGCTGATTGTTCCCGATATGCCGTATGAGGAAAAGCAGGAATTGCTGCCGTTTTGCCAAAAATACGATGTGCGCTTGATTTCCATGATTGCACCGACCTCCAACCAGCGTATCCAGACTATCGCCAACGAAGCCGAAGGCTTTTTGTATTGCGTATCTTCCATGGGCGTTACCGGAGTGCGTCAGGAGCTGGGAAATCACGTGTCGACGATGATTCAGACGGCCAAAGCAGCAAAAGATATTCCCTGCGCTATAGGATTTGGAATTTCCACGCCCCAGCAGGCTGCCGCGATGGCCGCTGTATCGGATGGAGCCATTGTGGGCAGCGCCATTGTGAAAATCGTAGCTCAGCATGGACAAGATTGCGTGCCTCATGTAGCAAAATATGTGTGTGAAATGGTGCAGGCCGTAAAAGCAGTACAATAAGAGAATAAGAAAATATATACAGGCGGCGTTTGGATACAATTCCAAGCGCCGCTTTCTTCATTGTGAATCTCTTGCACATGTTAAAGGTTGCTAGTAACATAGAAAGTAAACACATTGCTGCGAGGAGAATGAATATGGGACGGCTGGAAAAAGACTTTTTAGGGGAACGGGAGCTGCCGGAAAACGCATACTACGGCATTCATACGTTGCGCGCCATGGAAAACTTCGCAGTATCCGGTGAAAAAGTGCATCCGGAGCTGATTTGCGCTCTTGGCGTCGTGAAACAAGCGGCGGCGGAAAGCAATATGAAGCTGGGGCGGCTGGAAGAACGCCTGGGACACGCCATTTTTCAAGCGGCTGACGAGGTTGCTTCAGGACAATGGCAAGAGTTTTTTTTGGTGGACGCTTTTCAAGGCGGCGCAGGCACGTCTACTAATATGAATGTAAACGAAGTCATAGCTAATAGGGCCATTGAAATTTTAGGGGGCGTTAAAGGCGACTATAGCCTGGTGCATCCTCTGGATCATGTGAATATGTCACAGTCGA from Anaeromusa acidaminophila DSM 3853 includes:
- the trpA gene encoding tryptophan synthase subunit alpha — encoded protein: MNKLNQAFAKGKAFIPFVTAGDPSLEVTEQLVLQMAAAGADLIELGIPFSDPVAEGPIIQEADVRALAAGTTTDKIFEMVGRVRKTCQVPMAFMTYINPVFTYGAERFLKNCQAVGIDALIVPDMPYEEKQELLPFCQKYDVRLISMIAPTSNQRIQTIANEAEGFLYCVSSMGVTGVRQELGNHVSTMIQTAKAAKDIPCAIGFGISTPQQAAAMAAVSDGAIVGSAIVKIVAQHGQDCVPHVAKYVCEMVQAVKAVQ